A genomic segment from Leptospira yasudae encodes:
- a CDS encoding integrase core domain-containing protein, giving the protein MSESFPQGPPQNNLIIVSPNTLLQWRKNKFKIFWKMISKRKKKGRPNTPWNLIKLIRRVEKENKIWGATKLHGLLLKLGHNLSERTVSKYIPKRPTDPKKRLSWKRFYSFHADTMVVSDTFSVYSSNFRKIFRVVFFLHIGTRQIIHFDIHTNPTTKWMRKVLKYAIRKQSKSGKKRIRYFLSDNESIFGKRFSKYLERIGIKHKKTAVRSPWQNCYAERWVKTCRNEFLDFLIPISQYHLEKKLGEFIDFYNHHRTHIALNKDSPVPSPILKPPNDGNMKLVSTPVLGGLYHTYSYENVA; this is encoded by the coding sequence ATTTCGGAATCGTTCCCACAAGGCCCTCCGCAGAACAATCTGATCATCGTTTCTCCCAACACTCTTCTCCAATGGAGAAAGAATAAATTTAAAATCTTTTGGAAAATGATCTCTAAGAGAAAGAAAAAAGGAAGACCAAATACCCCTTGGAACTTAATCAAACTCATTCGCAGAGTCGAAAAAGAAAACAAAATCTGGGGCGCTACTAAGCTTCACGGTTTGCTTTTAAAGTTAGGTCATAACCTTTCCGAAAGAACCGTTTCAAAATATATTCCAAAACGTCCTACCGATCCTAAAAAACGTCTTTCCTGGAAAAGGTTCTACTCTTTTCACGCGGATACGATGGTCGTCTCGGATACGTTCTCCGTTTATTCTTCTAATTTTAGAAAGATCTTTCGTGTAGTTTTCTTTCTTCACATTGGCACACGGCAGATCATTCACTTTGACATTCATACGAATCCTACCACTAAGTGGATGCGTAAAGTTTTGAAATACGCAATTCGCAAACAAAGTAAATCAGGAAAGAAGAGGATTCGATATTTTTTGTCCGACAACGAGTCAATTTTTGGAAAAAGGTTCTCTAAATACTTAGAACGGATTGGAATTAAACACAAGAAGACGGCCGTTCGGTCGCCTTGGCAAAACTGCTATGCAGAGCGTTGGGTTAAAACTTGTAGGAATGAGTTTTTGGATTTCTTGATTCCAATCAGTCAATACCATTTGGAAAAAAAGTTAGGCGAGTTTATTGATTTTTACAATCATCATCGAACTCATATCGCCTTGAACAAAGATTCGCCTGTGCCTTCCCCGATTCTGAAACCGCCAAACGACGGTAATATGAAACTCGTTTCTACTCCCGTTCTCGGCGGTCTGTATCATACATATTCCTACGAAAACGTGGCTTAA